The Borreliella afzelii nucleotide sequence TGAATGGGGCACTAAAAAATTAAAAAAACTATTTAACATAGGAGGTTTAAAAAATGCTTATTAGCAAAATAAAACAAAACAATAGGAGTTTACTCGGGGAAATACAAAGATGGGGGTGCTATTTTTTATGTTTGTATTATTATACAAGTGTGTTTAAGAATATTGAATTCAATGCTTTTGGAATAAATGTGGCATATCGCAGATTTTTAGGACTTGGGTACATTAAGAGTAATTGTTTTATTAAAGACCCTTGTATGATACTAAATTACTATGGGATTAGAACTAGTGTGAGATATGAGTCTTTTGGCTATTTCGCAACTGCGAATGAATTTGAAATAAGTGAAGTTAAGATTGCGGGTGTTAATGGAACGCACTTTATTGCTACAAAAGAGAAAGAAATATTGTATGATTCACTTGATTTAAAGCTTAATGGAAAAATATTTAAAGTAACTTCAAAGCGAATATTTAAGCATAGATAGTTATCTATAGCTTCAAGCTATTTTTGGCTAATTTATATGCTTGAATTTTGTTTGCAGAAGAAAGTCCGTAAATATTATCAATCTCAGAAGTTGAGTGATACTTCATAAGTTCTTTAATTTGAAAAGAATTATAACCATTGGCTTTTAAATTTGAAATAAATAAATTTCTGCATAAATGAAGCGATTTATTTACCTTAAATCCTGACTTTTTAAGAAGATTTTTGAATTTTTTAGAAATATGGATAATGTCAATTTGATTATCTTTAAACTTGTGTTTACTTTTTTGGAAAAGATAAGTACGTCTAGTGTCGAGATTTTTTTCTTCGAAATGATTTTTGTGAGCTGTTTGAATAGCATCAAACTCCTTAGAGTTAATAA carries:
- a CDS encoding DUF261 domain-containing protein gives rise to the protein MLISKIKQNNRSLLGEIQRWGCYFLCLYYYTSVFKNIEFNAFGINVAYRRFLGLGYIKSNCFIKDPCMILNYYGIRTSVRYESFGYFATANEFEISEVKIAGVNGTHFIATKEKEILYDSLDLKLNGKIFKVTSKRIFKHR